One window of the Canis aureus isolate CA01 chromosome 1, VMU_Caureus_v.1.0, whole genome shotgun sequence genome contains the following:
- the FXYD1 gene encoding phospholemman isoform X3 → MAPLHHILVLCVGFLTTATAEAPQEHDPFTYDYQSLRIGGLIIAGILFILGILIVLTPGGSPAPLRARPELNPGLLLPPPAGRRCRCKFNQQQRTGEPDEEEGTFRSSIRRLSTRRR, encoded by the exons ATGGCACCTCTCCACCACATCTTGGTTCTCTGTGTGGGTTTCCTCACCACGGCCACCGCAG aaGCGCCACAGGAACACGACCCGTTCACCTacg ACTACCAATCCCTGCGGATCGGAGGCCTCATCATCGCCGGGATCCTCTTCATCCTCGGTATCCTCATCGTCCTGA ccccaggcggCTCACCAGCGCCGCTCCGTGCCCGCCCGGAGCTGAATCCCGGcctcctcctacccccacccGCAGGCAGAAGGTGCCGGTGCAAATTCAACCAGCAGCAGAG GACTGGGGAACCTGATGAAGAGGAGGGAACTTTCCGCAGCTCCATCCGCC GTCTGTCCACCCGCAGGCGGTAG
- the FXYD1 gene encoding phospholemman isoform X1 gives MVRETRNTFLDPCCLPGRWHLSTTSWFSVWVSSPRPPQSPRKQPTSDFLLFPEAPQEHDPFTYDYQSLRIGGLIIAGILFILGILIVLTPGGSPAPLRARPELNPGLLLPPPAGRRCRCKFNQQQRTGEPDEEEGTFRSSIRRLSTRRR, from the exons ATGGTGAGGGAGACGAGGAACACATTTCTTGACCCTTGCTGCCTCCCAGGACGATGGCACCTCTCCACCACATCTTGGTTCTCTGTGTGGGTTTCCTCACCACGGCCACCGCAG AGTCCCAGGAAGCAGCCAACCTCtgacttccttctctttccagaaGCGCCACAGGAACACGACCCGTTCACCTacg ACTACCAATCCCTGCGGATCGGAGGCCTCATCATCGCCGGGATCCTCTTCATCCTCGGTATCCTCATCGTCCTGA ccccaggcggCTCACCAGCGCCGCTCCGTGCCCGCCCGGAGCTGAATCCCGGcctcctcctacccccacccGCAGGCAGAAGGTGCCGGTGCAAATTCAACCAGCAGCAGAG GACTGGGGAACCTGATGAAGAGGAGGGAACTTTCCGCAGCTCCATCCGCC GTCTGTCCACCCGCAGGCGGTAG
- the FXYD1 gene encoding phospholemman isoform X4 encodes MAPLHHILVLCVGFLTTATAEAPQEHDPFTYDYQSLRIGGLIIAGILFILGILIVLSRRCRCKFNQQQRTGEPDEEEGTFRSSIRRLSTRRR; translated from the exons ATGGCACCTCTCCACCACATCTTGGTTCTCTGTGTGGGTTTCCTCACCACGGCCACCGCAG aaGCGCCACAGGAACACGACCCGTTCACCTacg ACTACCAATCCCTGCGGATCGGAGGCCTCATCATCGCCGGGATCCTCTTCATCCTCGGTATCCTCATCGTCCTGA GCAGAAGGTGCCGGTGCAAATTCAACCAGCAGCAGAG GACTGGGGAACCTGATGAAGAGGAGGGAACTTTCCGCAGCTCCATCCGCC GTCTGTCCACCCGCAGGCGGTAG
- the FXYD1 gene encoding phospholemman isoform X2 — translation MVRETRNTFLDPCCLPGRWHLSTTSWFSVWVSSPRPPQSPRKQPTSDFLLFPEAPQEHDPFTYDYQSLRIGGLIIAGILFILGILIVLSRRCRCKFNQQQRTGEPDEEEGTFRSSIRRLSTRRR, via the exons ATGGTGAGGGAGACGAGGAACACATTTCTTGACCCTTGCTGCCTCCCAGGACGATGGCACCTCTCCACCACATCTTGGTTCTCTGTGTGGGTTTCCTCACCACGGCCACCGCAG AGTCCCAGGAAGCAGCCAACCTCtgacttccttctctttccagaaGCGCCACAGGAACACGACCCGTTCACCTacg ACTACCAATCCCTGCGGATCGGAGGCCTCATCATCGCCGGGATCCTCTTCATCCTCGGTATCCTCATCGTCCTGA GCAGAAGGTGCCGGTGCAAATTCAACCAGCAGCAGAG GACTGGGGAACCTGATGAAGAGGAGGGAACTTTCCGCAGCTCCATCCGCC GTCTGTCCACCCGCAGGCGGTAG
- the LGI4 gene encoding leucine-rich repeat LGI family member 4 isoform X2 — translation MGGAGVLLLLLAGAGAWRPPKGKCPLSCSCSKDSALCEGSPDLPDSFSPTLLSLSLVRTGVTQLKAGSFLRVPTLHLLLFTSNSFSVIEDDAFAGLSHLRYLFIEDNEIGSISKNALRGLRSLTHLSLANNNLETLPRFLFRGLETLTHVDLRGNPFQCDCRVLWLLQWMPTVNASVGTGACAGPTALAHMQLRHLDPKTFKCRAIELSWFQTVGESALGVESFSYQGEPHMVLAQPFAGRCLILAWDYSLQRFRPEEELSAPSVVSCKPLVLGPRLFVLAARLWGGSQLWARPGPGLRLVPTQALAPRRLLRPNDAELLWLDGQPCFVVADASKAGSTTLLCQDGPGFYPRQSLHAWHRDTDAEALELDGRPHLLLASASQRPVLFHWLGGRFERRTDIPEAEDVYATRHFQAGGDVFLCLTRYIGDSMVMRWDGSMFRLLQQLPSRGAHVFQPLLIARDQLAILGSDFAFSQVFRLEPDKGLLEPLQELGPPALVAPRAFAHVTMAGRRFLFAACFKGPTQIYQHHELDLSA, via the exons ATGGGAGGGGCGGgcgtgctgctgctgctgctggccggGGCCGGCGCCTGGAGGCCCCCCAAGGGAAAGTgccccctgagctgctcctgcTCCAAGGACAGCGCCCTGTGCGAGGGCTCTCCGGACCTGCCCGACAGCTTCTCCCCGACGCTGCTGTCACT CTCACTCGTGAGGACTGGAGTCACCCAGCTGAAGGCCGGCAGCTTCCTGAGGGTGCCCACCCTACACCTGCT CCTCTTCACATCCAACTCCTTCTCGGTGATTGAGGACGATGCCTTTGCGGGTCTGTCCCACCTGCGGTACCT CTTCATTGAGGACAATGAGATTGGCTCCATCTCTAAGAACGCGCTCAGAGGACTTCGCTCACTCACACACCT GAGCCTGGCCAATAATAATCTCGAGACCCTCCCCAGATTCCTGTTCCGAGGCCTGGAGACCCTAACTCATGT GGACCTCCGCGGGAACCCGTTCCAGTGTGACTGCCGTGTCCTCTGGCTGCTGCAGTGGATGCCCACCGTGAATGCCAGCGTGGGGACCGGGGCCTGCGCCGGCCCCACCGCTCTGGCCCACATGCAGCTCCGCCACCTGGACCCCAAGACGTTCAAGTGCAGAGCCATAG AGCTGTCCTGGTTCCAGACGGTCGGGGAGTCGGCGCTGGGCGTGGAGTCTTTCTCCTACCAGGGGGAGCCCCACATGGTCCTGGCACAGCCCTTTGCCGGCCGCTGCTTGATCCTGGCCTGGGACTACAGCCTGCAGCGCTTCCGGCCCGAGGAAGAGCTGTCCG CGCCCTCCGTGGTGTCCTGCAAGCCGCTGGTCCTGGGCCCGCGCCTCTTCGTGCTGGCCGCCCGCCTGTGGGGGGGCTCCCAGCTgtgggcccggcccggccccggcctgcGCCTGGTGCCCACCCAGGCCCTGGCCCCGCGGCGGCTGCTGCGGCCCAATGACGCCGAGCTCCTGTGGCTGGACGGGCAGCCCTGCTTCGTGGTGGCCGACGCCTCCAAGGCGGGCAGCACCACGCTGCTGTGCCAGGACGGGCCCGGCTTCTACCCCCGCCAGAGCCTGCACGCCTGGCACCGGGACACGGACGCCGAGGCCCTGGAGCTGGACGGCCGGCCGCACCTGCTGCTGGCCTCCGCCTCGCAGCGGCCCGTGCTCTTCCACTGGCTCGGGGGCCGCTTCGAGAGGCGCACGGACATCCCCGAGGCCGAGGACGTCTATGCCACGCGCCACTTCCAGGCTGGCGGGGACGTGTTCCTGTGCCTGACGCGCTACATCGGGGACTCCATG GTCATGCGCTGGGACGGCTCCATGTTCCGCCTGCTGCAGCAACTTCCCTCGCGAGGTGCCCACGTCTTCCAGCCCCTGCTCATCGCCAGGGACCAGCTGGCCATCCTGGGCAGCGACTTCGCCTTCAGCCAGGTCTTCCGCCtcgagcctgacaaggggctcctGGAGCCACTGCAGGAGCTGGGGCCCCCAGCCTTGGTGGCCCCTCGCGCCTTCGCTCACGTCACCATGGCCGGCAGACGCTTCCTCTTCGCCGCTTGCTTCAAGGGCCCCACACAGATCTACCAGCATCACGAGCTAGACCTGAGCGCCTGA
- the LGI4 gene encoding leucine-rich repeat LGI family member 4 isoform X1 yields MGGAGVLLLLLAGAGAWRPPKGKCPLSCSCSKDSALCEGSPDLPDSFSPTLLSLMERKDIQGWGGVPVSPRQETALGRDRSIGVVFSSVPSSLVRTGVTQLKAGSFLRVPTLHLLLFTSNSFSVIEDDAFAGLSHLRYLFIEDNEIGSISKNALRGLRSLTHLSLANNNLETLPRFLFRGLETLTHVDLRGNPFQCDCRVLWLLQWMPTVNASVGTGACAGPTALAHMQLRHLDPKTFKCRAIELSWFQTVGESALGVESFSYQGEPHMVLAQPFAGRCLILAWDYSLQRFRPEEELSAPSVVSCKPLVLGPRLFVLAARLWGGSQLWARPGPGLRLVPTQALAPRRLLRPNDAELLWLDGQPCFVVADASKAGSTTLLCQDGPGFYPRQSLHAWHRDTDAEALELDGRPHLLLASASQRPVLFHWLGGRFERRTDIPEAEDVYATRHFQAGGDVFLCLTRYIGDSMVMRWDGSMFRLLQQLPSRGAHVFQPLLIARDQLAILGSDFAFSQVFRLEPDKGLLEPLQELGPPALVAPRAFAHVTMAGRRFLFAACFKGPTQIYQHHELDLSA; encoded by the exons ATGGGAGGGGCGGgcgtgctgctgctgctgctggccggGGCCGGCGCCTGGAGGCCCCCCAAGGGAAAGTgccccctgagctgctcctgcTCCAAGGACAGCGCCCTGTGCGAGGGCTCTCCGGACCTGCCCGACAGCTTCTCCCCGACGCTGCTGTCACT GATGGAAAGGAAAGACATCCAGGGTTGGGGCGGCGTGCCAGTGTCCCCCAGACAGGAGACGGCTCTGGGGCGGGACCGGAGCATTGGGGTGGTTTTCTCCTCCGTCCCCAGCTCACTCGTGAGGACTGGAGTCACCCAGCTGAAGGCCGGCAGCTTCCTGAGGGTGCCCACCCTACACCTGCT CCTCTTCACATCCAACTCCTTCTCGGTGATTGAGGACGATGCCTTTGCGGGTCTGTCCCACCTGCGGTACCT CTTCATTGAGGACAATGAGATTGGCTCCATCTCTAAGAACGCGCTCAGAGGACTTCGCTCACTCACACACCT GAGCCTGGCCAATAATAATCTCGAGACCCTCCCCAGATTCCTGTTCCGAGGCCTGGAGACCCTAACTCATGT GGACCTCCGCGGGAACCCGTTCCAGTGTGACTGCCGTGTCCTCTGGCTGCTGCAGTGGATGCCCACCGTGAATGCCAGCGTGGGGACCGGGGCCTGCGCCGGCCCCACCGCTCTGGCCCACATGCAGCTCCGCCACCTGGACCCCAAGACGTTCAAGTGCAGAGCCATAG AGCTGTCCTGGTTCCAGACGGTCGGGGAGTCGGCGCTGGGCGTGGAGTCTTTCTCCTACCAGGGGGAGCCCCACATGGTCCTGGCACAGCCCTTTGCCGGCCGCTGCTTGATCCTGGCCTGGGACTACAGCCTGCAGCGCTTCCGGCCCGAGGAAGAGCTGTCCG CGCCCTCCGTGGTGTCCTGCAAGCCGCTGGTCCTGGGCCCGCGCCTCTTCGTGCTGGCCGCCCGCCTGTGGGGGGGCTCCCAGCTgtgggcccggcccggccccggcctgcGCCTGGTGCCCACCCAGGCCCTGGCCCCGCGGCGGCTGCTGCGGCCCAATGACGCCGAGCTCCTGTGGCTGGACGGGCAGCCCTGCTTCGTGGTGGCCGACGCCTCCAAGGCGGGCAGCACCACGCTGCTGTGCCAGGACGGGCCCGGCTTCTACCCCCGCCAGAGCCTGCACGCCTGGCACCGGGACACGGACGCCGAGGCCCTGGAGCTGGACGGCCGGCCGCACCTGCTGCTGGCCTCCGCCTCGCAGCGGCCCGTGCTCTTCCACTGGCTCGGGGGCCGCTTCGAGAGGCGCACGGACATCCCCGAGGCCGAGGACGTCTATGCCACGCGCCACTTCCAGGCTGGCGGGGACGTGTTCCTGTGCCTGACGCGCTACATCGGGGACTCCATG GTCATGCGCTGGGACGGCTCCATGTTCCGCCTGCTGCAGCAACTTCCCTCGCGAGGTGCCCACGTCTTCCAGCCCCTGCTCATCGCCAGGGACCAGCTGGCCATCCTGGGCAGCGACTTCGCCTTCAGCCAGGTCTTCCGCCtcgagcctgacaaggggctcctGGAGCCACTGCAGGAGCTGGGGCCCCCAGCCTTGGTGGCCCCTCGCGCCTTCGCTCACGTCACCATGGCCGGCAGACGCTTCCTCTTCGCCGCTTGCTTCAAGGGCCCCACACAGATCTACCAGCATCACGAGCTAGACCTGAGCGCCTGA
- the FXYD3 gene encoding FXYD domain-containing ion transport regulator 3 isoform X1, with amino-acid sequence MQEVALSLLIFLAGLPALEANDPEDKDSPFYYDWQRLRIGGLICAAVLCTIGIIVLMSEWGPWWLSWQGRAVGPLPPTVPSPPTGGKCKCKFSQKPSHHPGDAPPLITPGSAQNC; translated from the exons ATGCAAGAGGTGGCCCTGAGTCTGCTCATCTTCCTGGCAG GCCTGCCTGCCCTGGAGGCCAACGACCCAGAAG ATAAAGACAGTCCTTTCTACTATG ACTGGCAGAGGCTCCGGATCGGGGGGCTCATCTGTGCCGCGGTTCTGTGCACCATCGGCATCATTGTCCTCATGAGTGAGTGGGGACCCTGGTGGCTGAGCTggcagggcagggctgtgggTCCCCTCCCCCCAACGGTTCCTTCTCCCCCAACAGGTGGGAAATGCAAATGCAAGTTCAGCCAGAAGCCCAG CCACCATCCGGGGGACGCCCCACCTCTCATCACTCCAG GCTCTGCCCAGAACTGCTGA
- the FXYD3 gene encoding FXYD domain-containing ion transport regulator 3 isoform X2 has product MQEVALSLLIFLAAGLPALEANDPEDKDSPFYYDWQRLRIGGLICAAVLCTIGIIVLMSGKCKCKFSQKPSHHPGDAPPLITPGSAQNC; this is encoded by the exons ATGCAAGAGGTGGCCCTGAGTCTGCTCATCTTCCTGGCAG CAGGCCTGCCTGCCCTGGAGGCCAACGACCCAGAAG ATAAAGACAGTCCTTTCTACTATG ACTGGCAGAGGCTCCGGATCGGGGGGCTCATCTGTGCCGCGGTTCTGTGCACCATCGGCATCATTGTCCTCATGA GTGGGAAATGCAAATGCAAGTTCAGCCAGAAGCCCAG CCACCATCCGGGGGACGCCCCACCTCTCATCACTCCAG GCTCTGCCCAGAACTGCTGA
- the FXYD3 gene encoding FXYD domain-containing ion transport regulator 3 isoform X3, whose translation MQEVALSLLIFLAGLPALEANDPEDKDSPFYYDWQRLRIGGLICAAVLCTIGIIVLMSGKCKCKFSQKPSHHPGDAPPLITPGSAQNC comes from the exons ATGCAAGAGGTGGCCCTGAGTCTGCTCATCTTCCTGGCAG GCCTGCCTGCCCTGGAGGCCAACGACCCAGAAG ATAAAGACAGTCCTTTCTACTATG ACTGGCAGAGGCTCCGGATCGGGGGGCTCATCTGTGCCGCGGTTCTGTGCACCATCGGCATCATTGTCCTCATGA GTGGGAAATGCAAATGCAAGTTCAGCCAGAAGCCCAG CCACCATCCGGGGGACGCCCCACCTCTCATCACTCCAG GCTCTGCCCAGAACTGCTGA